In one window of Zygosaccharomyces rouxii strain CBS732 chromosome E complete sequence DNA:
- the FIR1 gene encoding Fir1p (some similarities with uniprot|P40020 Saccharomyces cerevisiae YER032W FIR1 Protein involved in 3' mRNA processing interacts with Ref2p potential Cdc28p substrate), giving the protein MVDGQDTLQGVHPILRNPDLPNPTASPTLMSPRSQVRFSVPDTSFMNEAQVSVSESPSKIVFPKGSEEDSVYETANEEIGDEFRNLGKEGHFMDMHSRVMIDVPEEIWDFHTRRLIKHRRSRSTGDQSIYNGNANGNLEMSRSLQSIIVDTLDSMGKFKEKYRAENSNSEDSSGISQVSPLNLRRETNYDLYLTPYSPLNNYDVPIPLEISLPPYLSPKNKERKRSSLIFDGKHYSPFNMDSFESSAEEDVEDRDRLNESSHMSADAEEEGSISADSIPSAVHDISFDVSSLHDVDEELGIDQDANVNLKVQRKNLKRQSPSKSSPLTRKSHTKSASRNLNDQQVPDLPPTQEPEVADEPPLDQEGIEEEEKNEQEALAPVLSKKSLDILETPSKQIYIPDFDSDPTPATSTAGSLKFFDTLDDREEGHEEAFTTNPNREVDILDMTFKFPPLPPKEDESHEEKDTSNPNREAHNLDMAFKFPPSPPKEDADFLRVDNSPVDPQFESRRSKLMQQKVLTPGGRRHMHSRSRSMHNVQDMFAATSTPPTAAPAAITTTTNNNNNTETPSGSPLRQNYAVQEGAALFEMDKQKEQIPPRESPRGFAEDEYGLPTTPTPFARFNGDLPVTPSSTGRNRSELAMTPTPFSRRRRGKPVTPTSFEEQVHEVDMTPESEPYVEHEEESDPSSVYEEVHALKEQPSHEQPEPTRNQEDFVSQDQSSYNKTDESLKIISEKNLNYDHFDFSDEVEREVALSTPVKQKELSPPPVSPVNPMTSFQSFTRPVIPPENEYENIVSMPPEHNKINYNLLSPGRSLSNNGSESSKNSQFSKNTNQSSRTSYPAEREMINPLVENLKKSDVPYSFPYPFDPVLNNAMKLQRHSMPAFDIYNGSAPSFRQLNEEISFQDNDRYKQGLHQQQPDIPADKSAQRVYSRPKSVIGPGAYVEDQVSSNVGPRSEVPSCNQRKGQMHHRSRSLEQSTYPRALNDYHGESYHEPKDHLLSQNTMRPRSFHAPRRSIQSFMADDLYGPDDYRMFEDYQNVNQHAQEDDSERPADVVSYPHRLAPSADFRDVLETLDNMSPSTQRSKEFSSREPDHYTLPETPVRSKRNAATDEGYRTEYEVRDGKLVEVLVLDDDSDESIHNQSEKDSPLSPSKVSQYSSPNRNHEELLKMCEDTATHAKKVILQLVDDKKTKKAGGKKKKLSRPPPPVTTKEVEQVARLTPRQNNHRRSSSIGQERYLRNLHRAMKSKPYPQ; this is encoded by the coding sequence ATGGTCGATGGACAAGATACGCTGCAGGGAGTTCATCCCATCTTAAGGAATCCCGACTTGCCGAATCCTACTGCCTCACCGACATTGATGAGTCCGAGATCTCAGGTTAGATTTTCTGTTCCTGATACAAGTTTTATGAATGAAGCTCAGGTGTCAGTCTCAGAATCTCCATCTAAGATAGTTTTCCCCAAAGgttctgaagaagatagCGTTTATGAAACTGCGAATGAAGAGATCGGCGATGAATTTCGTAACCTGGGAAAAGAAGGGCATTTTATGGATATGCATTCAAGAGTAATGATTGACGTCCCTGAAGAAATTTGGGATTTCCACACTAGAAGACTAATAAAACATCGCAGGTCGAGATCAACTGGTGATCAGTCTATATACAATGGTAACGCTAATggtaatttggaaatgtCAAGATCGTTACAATCTATTATAGTTGATACTTTAGATTCAATGGGAAAATTTAAGGAAAAATATAGGGCAGAGAATTCTAATTCCGAAGATTCCAGTGGAATAAGTCAAGTTTCTCCTCTAAATCTACGGCGGGAAACTAATTATGATCTTTATCTAACACCTTACTCGCCCTTAAACAATTACGATGTGCCCATACCTTTAGAGATTTCATTACCACCGTACCTATCACCAAAAAacaaggaaagaaaaagaagtaGCCTGATCTTTGATGGTAAACATTATAGTCCGTTTAATATGGACTCTTTTGAAAGCTctgcagaagaagatgtggaGGACAGAGATCGATTAAATGAAAGTTCCCATATGTCAGCAgatgctgaagaagaaggttcCATAAGTGCAGATTCAATACCTTCAGCGGTACATGACATATCATTTGACGTAAGTTCTTTGCACGATgtggatgaagaattagGCATTGATCAAGATGCCAATGTTAATTTGAAAGTTCAGAgaaaaaatctgaaaagaCAAAGTCCTTCGAAGTCATCTCCACTTACAAGGAAATCACATACCAAATCAGCTTCCAGAAATTTGAACGATCAACAAGTACCCGACTTGCCACCCACTCAAGAACCTGAAGTTGCAGATGAACCCCCATTAGATCAAGAAggtattgaagaagaggagaaaaATGAGCAAGAAGCGCTAGCGCCGGTGCTCAGTAAAAAATCATTGGATATTCTTGAGACACCTTCTAAACAAATTTACATTCCGGATTTCGATTCAGATCCTACACCTGCAACTTCCACTGCTGGGtcattgaaattttttgataCTTTAGATGATCGTGAAGAAGGTCACGAAGAGGCCTTCACTACAAATCCCAATCGTGAAGTGGATATCCTCGATATGACATTCAAATTTCCCCCATTGCCTccaaaagaagatgaaagtCATGAAGAGAAAGATACTTCGAATCCCAATCGTGAAGCGCATAACCTCGATATGGCATTCAAATTTCCTCCATCTCCTCCAAAAGAAGATGCAGATTTCCTAAGGGTGGATAATTCACCGGTTGATCCTCAATTTGAGTCAAGGAGGAGTAAGTTGATGCAGCAGAAAGTCTTAACTCCTGGTGGTCGTAGACACATGCATAGTCGTAGTAGAAGCATGCATAATGTACAAGATATGTTTGCCGCTACTTCAACACCACCTACTGCTGCTCCTGCAGccattactactactactaataataataataatactgaAACTCCTAGTGGATCCCCACTGCGACAAAACTATGCCGTTCAGGAAGGTGCTGcattatttgaaatggatAAACAAAAAGAACAAATTCCTCCTAGAGAATCGCCAAGAGGGTTTGCAGAGGATGAGTACGGTCTACCAACCACACCAACACCTTTTGCAAGGTTTAATGGTGATTTGCCCGTCACACCTTCCTCCACAGGTAGGAATAGAAGTGAGTTGGCCATGACACCAACTCCTTTTTCCAGGCGTAGACGTGGTAAGCCTGTCACTCCgacatcttttgaagaacaagTTCATGAAGTTGATATGACACCTGAATCAGAACCTTATGTTGAGcatgaagaagaatctgaTCCATCATCAGTCTATGAAGAGGTGCATGCCTTAAAGGAGCAGCCATCGCATGAACAGCCAGAGCCAACAAGGAACCAGGAAGACTTTGTCTCTCAAGATCAATCATCCTATAACAAGACCGATGAGAGTCTAAAGATAATATCGGAAAAGAACCTAAATTATGACCACTTTGATTTTtctgatgaagttgaaagaGAAGTTGCCTTGTCTACACCTGTAAAACAAAAGGAACTATCACCTCCCCCAGTCAGCCCTGTCAATCCTATGACATCattccaatcttttacTAGACCTGTGATTCCGCCAGAGAATGAATACGAAAATATCGTTTCAATGCCACCTGAGCATAACAAGATAAATTACAATTTGTTATCACCCGGGAGAAGCCTTTCAAATAATGGCAGTGAATCTTCTAaaaattctcaattttcaaaaaatacCAATCAAAGTAGCAGAACTTCTTATCCAGCTGAACGTGAAATGATCAATCCTCTGGTtgaaaacttgaaaaaGTCGGATGTACCTTACTCCTTTCCATATCCTTTCGATCCTGTGTTGAATAATGCGATGAAACTCCAAAGACACTCAATGCCTGCCTTTGATATATATAATGGTAGTGCTCCTTCTTTCCGCCAACttaatgaagaaatatCATTTCAGGACAATGATAGGTATAAACAAGGTCTGCACCAGCAACAGCCTGATATCCCAGCTGATAAATCGGCTCAGAGAGTTTATAGCAGGCCAAAAAGTGTTATCGGACCAGGAGCCTACGTTGAAGACCAGGTGAGTTCTAATGTTGGTCCTAGATCGGAAGTCCCTAGTTGTAATCAAAGGAAGGGCCAAATGCACCATAGATCTAGGAGCTTAGAACAGTCAACCTATCCCAGGGCTCTAAACGATTACCATGGTGAGTCCTACCATGAACCAAAAGATCATCTTCTGTCACAAAATACTATGAGACCTAGGAGTTTTCATGCGCCACGTAGATCAATTCAATCTTTCATGGCAGATGACCTGTATGGGCCTGATGACTATAGGATGTTCGAGGATTACCAAAACGTGAATCAGCACGCCCAAGAGGATGATTCTGAGAGGCCAGCAGATGTAGTCTCGTACCCCCATAGACTGGCACCCAGTGCTGATTTTCGTGATGTATTGGAGACACTGGATAACATGTCCCCATCTACACAGAGGTCAAAGGAATTTTCTTCGAGGGAGCCCGACCACTACACTCTTCCTGAGACTCCAGTAAGGTCAAAAAGGAATGCTGCTACTGATGAAGGTTACCGTACAGAGTATGAGGTAAGGGATGGTAAGCTAGTAGAAGTACTAGTTCTAGATGATGATTCAGATGAAAGCATTCATAACcaaagtgaaaaagatAGCCCATTATCTCCAAGTAAAGTTTCACAATATAGTTCACCAAACAGGAACCATGAAGAGCTACTAAAGATGTGTGAAGATACTGCAACACATGCTAAAAAAGTTATTTTGCAACTGgttgatgataaaaaaacTAAAAAAGCTGGcggtaagaagaaaaaattatcaaggCCGCCTCCTCCGGTTACAACTAAAGAAGTAGAGCAAGTTGCGCGGTTAACTCCAAGACAAAACAATCATCGTAGGAGTAGCTCTATAGGCCAAGAACGGTATTTGAGGAATCTACATCGAGCTATGAAGTCAAAGCCATATCCGCAATAA
- the ZRG8 gene encoding Zrg8p (weakly similar to uniprot|P40021 Saccharomyces cerevisiae YER033C ZRG8 Cytoplasmic protein of unknown function transcription is induced under conditions of zinc deficiency) — protein MRSFIRSHKKANSLDENPTGFAPPHSNNEGLTAPDMPKNDTVSFIQSTPPQSGSNFQGFKHSPGFESFHKLNKKMFPGKLFKKNSSSNSPLLQPGPFGPKEYSSAPGTPQANKYEMPGDVGMGRNSHDDNRFLAVKGTVTHSWGDNGDKEQQVIVLNNNNNNNNDNDSNDNNNNNGSNHSGKFQSSTQPSTPVLSSDLGPAVRIASERKAQEAPPRSFQLPGYAPRSSTEDGSLRQGEQQQPQVYSKLSSVKNKNRQARIHSHDDILHLGQDSSVTMDFLKSTFSPDTLDEDSPDMRTLNDDNGDEATAKVNNTSKLSNFKGPDNVTKRSPAVKFQEDHGASQDVEVGDTEHLPPEEEDYEEDEEYEEDDEEDATSRFSFEISGINGRTSSVKYYSKPEPSEAMYIDDLYEDENFDDDLNCFEDEDGEMEFPSNLLGISDNSDNESVVKKDLTPDDAHLSEPKPVKKYQDLFALSDEEEEDGADHSGLAGLGLDTKTINVSAQSFASNEKRPLSSVPSSARHSKHMESTEKDQKSSPTNLNDSRTSDSFNHDTTMRSPSASQSTTTVCSQAPLQTSPHIQSSPTMSMPSIRLQSPSTIKPPATNKPPRYHASPGAQSPLDVQPSIPALSGKQPSLPKSKAVKSFSDIFDLEDGLSDEDEDQDDLIGEVNAAEDGSFSIPDRESPNASDDSQQRKYLQMHTSPLGRPKTPVQIYLTPPGNSASTSVTPFDSQPHLSNTTPSLPPPARSQSLKYHDLSSNLDSEIPGLMSNLYFIDEKEEDKYMEEHKLADDDYLDEINTVPEDFTFSDSEHDDPAKPSLRRSLRGSFRGTHSYSSQPTGTAKENAPARNKLEIKNKTVTFFNHGWDRSPIDKYQRSPRTSEQYLDSIDDYITSPSKADYENFAPLTPNNSVNKPSPGFINDKSLSPIQEGSSSVDNSPKIPSLR, from the coding sequence ATGCGTTCATTCATCAGATCGCATAAAAAGGCCAATTCATTAGATGAAAACCCTACAGGGTTTGCTCCTCCACATTCAAATAATGAAGGGCTAACTGCTCCTGATATGCCCAAAAATGATACTGTATCATTCATTCAATCAACACCTCCACAATCAGGATCTAATTTCCAAGGATTTAAGCATTCGCCTGGGTTTGAATCATTCCACAagttgaacaagaaaatgttCCCAGGTAAACTCTTCAAGAAGAACTCATCATCTAATTCTCCACTGTTACAACCCGGTCCCTTTGGACCTAAGGAATATAGCAGTGCTCCTGGTACACCTCAGGCCAATAAATATGAAATGCCCGGTGATGTTGGTATGGGTCGTAATAGTCATGATGATAACAGGTTCTTGGCGGTGAAAGGAACAGTCACTCATTCTTGGGGAGATAATGGAGATAAGGAACAACAGGTTATTGTCctgaataataataataataataataatgataatgatagtaatgataataataataataatggtagtAATCATAGTGGTAAATTTCAGTCATCTACACAACCCTCTACACCTGTTCTATCATCCGATTTAGGCCCTGCTGTGAGGATAGCCAGCGAGAGGAAAGCACAAGAAGCACCTCCAAGGAGTTTTCAGCTTCCAGGTTACGCGCCAAGGTCATCAACTGAAGATGGTTCGCTGCGACAGGGTGAACAGCAACAGCCACAGGTCTACAGCAAATTATCCAGCgttaagaataaaaatcgACAAGCAAGAATTCACTCTCATGACGATATACTTCATTTGGGACAGGATTCCTCAGTGACAATGgattttttaaaatcaacCTTTTCACCGGATACGttagatgaagattctCCGGATATGCGAACTCTTAATGACgataatggtgatgaagcAACCGCCAAAGTGAATAATACTTCTAAACTCTCGAATTTTAAGGGACCAGATAATGTGACAAAAAGAAGCCCTGCGGTCAAGTTCCAAGAAGATCATGGAGCATCTCAAGATGTTGAAGTAGGTGACACGGAGCACTTAccaccagaagaagaggattacgaagaggatgaagagtatgaggaagatgatgaagaagatgcaaCTTCTAGATTCTCGTTTGAAATTAGTGGAATAAATGGCAGAACTTCATCTGTCAAATACTACTCTAAACCTGAGCCATCAGAAGCAATGTACATAGATGACCTTTACGAAGATGAGAATTTCGATGATGATCTGAACTgctttgaagatgaagacggGGAAATGGAATTTccttcaaatcttttagGTATAAGTGACAACTCAGATAACGAATCAGTTGtgaagaaagatttgaCGCCAGATGATGCTCATCTCTCCGAACCAAAACCcgtgaaaaaatatcagGATCTGTTTGCTCtatctgatgaagaagaagaagacggTGCTGATCATTCGGGATTGGCTGGCTTGGGACTCGATACTAAAACCATCAATGTTTCCGCTCAGTCGTTTGCATCTAATGAGAAAAGGCCGTTAAGTTCAGTTCCTTCATCTGCAAGACATTCGAAGCATATGGAAAGCACTGAAAAGGACCAAAAAAGTTCTCCAACTAATTTAAATGATTCGAGGACGAGTGATTCATTTAATCATGATACAACAATGCGATCACCGTCAGCTTCACAGTCTACTACTACAGTTTGTTCCCAGGCGCCTCTCCAAACATCTCCTCACATTCAATCGTCACCTACAATGAGTATGCCTTCCATACGTCTTCAATCCCCCTCTACGATAAAGCCGCCAGCAACCAATAAACCTCCAAGATATCATGCCTCACCAGGTGCGCAGTCACCATTAGATGTTCAACCTTCAATTCCAGCACTTAGCGGCAAACAACCTAGTCTACCAAAGAGTAAGGCAGTGAAAAGCTTCTCGGACATCtttgatttagaagatggtctatctgatgaagatgaggatcaAGATGACTTGATTGGAGAAGTCAACGCAGCAGAAGATGGAAGCTTTTCAATACCAGATCGAGAATCTCCAAATGCCTCTGATGATTCTCAACAGAGGAAATATTTACAAATGCATACATCTCCTTTAGGAAGACCCAAAACCCCAGTTCAAATCTATTTAACCCCTCCAGGAAATAGTGCCTCCACCTCTGTTACACCTTTTGATAGTCAACCGCATCTTTCTAATACAACCCCTTCACTTCCACCACCAGCGAGATCTCAAAGTTTGAAATATCATGATTTGAGCAGCAACCTAGATTCTGAAATTCCTGGACTGATGAGTAATCTGTACTTCATTGATGAGAAGGAGGAGGATAAATATATGGAAGAGCACAAGTTGGCCGATGATGACTACCTGGACGAAATTAATACAGTTCCTGAGGATTTCACTTTTTCTGATTCCGAACACGATGATCCTGCTAAACCTTCATTAAGACGCTCACTGAGAGGCTCTTTTCGTGGTACTCATAGTTACTCGAGTCAACCTACGGGTACAGCGAAGGAAAATGCACCAGCTAGAAACAAATTAGAGATTAAAAACAAGACGGtcacatttttcaatcatGGCTGGGATCGTTCACCGATAGATAAATATCAACGCTCACCAAGGACTAGTGAGCAGTACTTAGACTCCATCGATGATTATATTacttcaccttcaaaagCTGACTACGAAAATTTTGCCCCGCTTACTCCAAATAACTCGGTGAATAAACCCTCTCCTGGATTCATAAATGATAAGTCATTGAGTCCAATTCAAGAgggttcttcttcagtggacaattcaccaaaaaTACCTTCACTTCGTTGA
- the NCS6 gene encoding Ncs6p (highly similar to uniprot|P53088 Saccharomyces cerevisiae YGL211W): MSFVPPSDPVNKKQVKVSQLCELCRCRKAIIRRPKNLQKICKSCFFHVFETEIHNTIVNNNLFYRGEKVAIGASGGKDSTVLAYVLKLLNDRYDYGIELVLLSIDEGIVGYRDDSLATVKRNQVQYGLPLEIISYRELYDWTMDEIVACAGVRSSCTYCGVFRRQALDRGSSKLGISHVVTGHNADDMAETVLMNILRGDVARLEKSTAIITQSSGSPIKRSKPFKYSYQKEIVLYAHYKKLDYFSTECSYAPEAFRGTARELMKNLEMVRPSCIIDIIHSGENLVLKPKKPKRTGTPKQMEVRTDGSVSLGFVDGNKCEKCGYLSSNRICKACMLLEGLENNRAKVTLDNDTSTQGTARLTRTLESLKF, from the coding sequence ATGTCATTCGTGCCGCCATCCGATCCTGTAAATAAGAAGCAGGTTAAAGTATCACAATTATGTGAGCTGTGCCGTTGTCGAAAGGCTATTATACGTAGGCCCAAGAATCTACAAAAGATTTGCAAATCATGCTTCTTCCATGTGTTCGAAACTGAAATTCACAATACTATTGTGAATAACAATTTATTCTATAGAGGTGAGAAGGTTGCTATAGGAGCATCCGGTGGTAAGGATTCAACGGTATTGGCATATGTTTTAAAATTACTAAACGATCGTTATGATTATGGTATTGAACTTGTCTTATTGAGTATTGATGAAGGTATAGTGGGCTATAGAGATGATTCCTTGGCTACCGTGAAGAGGAATCAAGTACAATATGGTCTTCCGTTAGAAATTATATCATATAGAGAGCTGTACGACTGGACTATGGATGAAATCGTTGCGTGTGCGGGTGTTAGAAGCAGTTGTACCTACTGTGGTGTATTCAGACGTCAAGCTCTGGATCGAGGCTCATCAAAGCTGGGGATCAGCCATGTGGTAACAGGTCATAATGCAGATGACATGGCGGAAACGGTTCTAATGAACATTCTACGAGGTGATGTAGCTCGTTTGGAAAAATCTACCGCTATCATTACGCAGAGTAGTGGATCCCCCATTAAGAGATCGAAacctttcaaatattcttaTCAAAAGGAGATTGTACTCTATGCCCACTACAAAAAATTAGACTATTTCTCCACAGAATGTTCGTATGCGCCTGAAGCCTTTAGAGGTACCGCTAGGgaattaatgaaaaatctggAAATGGTTAGACCAAGTTGTATTATCGATATAATTCATAGTGGTGAAAATCTAGTATTAAAACCCAAAAAACCAAAGAGGACAGGTACACCAAAACAAATGGAAGTCAGAACAGATGGATCTGTATCATTAGGGTTTGTAGATGGCAACAAGTGTGAAAAATGTGGATATTTGTCTAGCAACAGGATTTGTAAGGCTTGTATGCTATTAGAAGGGCTTGAGAACAACAGGGCTAAGGTAACCCTGGATAATGATACTTCCACACAAGGTACTGCTCGACTCACAAGAACATTGGaatctttaaaattctAA
- the VAM7 gene encoding Vam7p (similar to uniprot|P32912 Saccharomyces cerevisiae YGL212W VAM7 Regulator of vacuolar morphogenesis hydrophilic protein heptad repeat motif) codes for MRPQRIEVAVVIDDIRIVKESYALYGVLVKVIRSNDESANEQSYEHRVYRRFSEFWDLKMKLEKEFGTELPYELPQRQFGLWKQSSLDPDVIEERKITLANFLQDLLNDSFDTKWKNSPQVCKFLKLSSNWNSYEPKNSDLPSSQGNINDPTQWLTTFRDSKHLLESCKRGMASSVTRDLMQLRLVLHDLENALKRGSEKLGQAEFARRQNLLQTLKKDMNEFALESSSRPHDSSNSNNNNEHNDLKVALFEGPTEPRTPKKPAIGRRRFGETEETAPLNNQQLLQLHKDSMSKQDLEMKEMHKIVQRQKDLSLAMNQELLQDNELLDSLNDGVDNTASKLRTANRRAKQFNNE; via the coding sequence ATGAGGCCACAAAGAATCGAAGTTGCTGTGGTAATTGATGACATTCGAATCGTCAAGGAGTCTTATGCGCTTTATGGGGTTTTAGTAAAGGTCATTAGGAGTAACGATGAATCTGCGAATGAACAAAGCTACGAGCATCGAGTGTATAGAAGGTTTTCAGAGTTTTGggatttaaaaatgaagttGGAGAAAGAGTTTGGCACGGAGCTGCCCTATGAGCTACCACAGAGACAGTTTGGATTATGGAAACAGAGTTCATTGGATCCAGATGTCATAGAGGAGAGAAAGATAACATTAGCCAATTTTCTACAAGACCTTTTGAACGATTCTTTTGACACgaaatggaagaattcaCCGCAGGTGTGTAAATTCTTAAAATTATCCTCTAATTGGAATTCCTATGAACCAAAGAATTCAGATTTACCGTCAAGCCAAGGCAATATAAATGATCCTACACAATGGTTAACAACTTTTAGGGACTCCAAACACCTACTAGAGTCGTGTAAAAGAGGAATGGCATCTTCAGTGACTCGAGATCTAATGCAGTTGAGATTGGTGCTCCACGATTTGGAGAATGCCCTTAAGCGTGgtagtgaaaaattgggacAGGCAGAATTTGCAAGACGACAAAATCTACTCCAGACTTTAAAAAAGGATATGAATGAATTTGCACTTGAGAGTAGTTCCCGTCCTCATgacagcagcaacagcaataataataatgaacATAATGACTTAAAAGTGGCACTTTTTGAGGGGCCTACCGAACCAAGAACTCCCAAAAAGCCAGCTATAGGACGTAGAAGATTCGGTGAAACTGAGGAAACTGCTCCTTTAAATAACCAGCAACTATTGCAATTGCATAAGGACAGTATGTCTAAGCAGGACTTAGAGATGAAAGAAATGCACAAAATCGTTCAACGACAAAAAGATTTATCGCTTGCCATGAATCAAGAACTACTACAGGATAACGAACTGCTAGATTCGCTGAATGACGGTGTAGATAATACAGCTTCTAAGCTACGTACCGCTAACAGAAGGGCCAAACAGTTCAATAATGAGTAG
- the SKI8 gene encoding SKI complex subunit WD repeat protein SKI8 (similar to uniprot|Q02793 Saccharomyces cerevisiae YGL213C SKI8 essential for protection against viral cytopathology dispensable for mitotic but required for meiotic recombination and spore viability antiviral protein mRNA is induced early in meiosis), translating to MSNVFISTANCGKAHNADIYGTSVCLPYTVTCSGDGTIKLWKNKLLDNELPKENVITQFVHRTGVHHVDTFYSVEKGGHELCIVSCVSFAGTIHFYQVDVKSGKVEAVDLLPSQDKKKSYWSLKWFKSDDQMVCHRLAATDVKGNTLVWRFHPFAQEFDEELAKKEEEKRAKRLARGQSVEDPSTNSENDEELKLQPHLKLHGEIPSVEPVFATCVGISHNGLVATGFANGSVVVSELSTLRRIHNFEGFGIQGIEQNSNTVRAVEFSPLGTLLAVASDSGSYGCVSLYETEYGERVGSLTVPTHSAQTSIGTFAHDGWVFGLSFNPTGEFLATCGYDSKVRIWDVKLRERVSTLNISAGDIEVEEDIMLQDENGESVKNPPVMDVKFINKGVRGGMGSETNEGLCCVCLDRSVRWFRAAGGS from the coding sequence ATGTCAAACGTCTTTATATCGACTGCTAACTGTGGTAAAGCTCATAATGCTGACATATATGGAACTTCCGTTTGTTTGCCCTATACCGTAACATGTTCTGGTGATGGTACTATTAAGCTTTGGAAGAACAAGTTACTAGATAACGAATTGCCCAAGGAGAACGTTATTACGCAATTTGTTCACAGGACAGGTGTTCACCATGTAGATACTTTCTATTCAGTGGAGAAAGGTGGGCATGAATTGTGCATTGTATCCTGTGTTTCATTTGCAGGTACTATTCATTTCTACCAAGTTGATGTTAAGAGTGGTAAAGTTGAAGCAGTTGACCTGTTACCATCTCAagataagaaaaaatcatatTGGTCATTAAAATGGTTTAAAAGTGATGATCAAATGGTTTGTCATAGGTTAGCGGCCACTGATGTTAAGGGCAATACGCTTGTCTGGAGATTCCATCCATTTGCACAAGAGTTTGATGAAGAGTTggcaaagaaagaagaggaaaaaagagCTAAAAGGTTGGCAAGAGGTCAAAGTGTGGAGGATCCATCTACAAATTCTGAAAACGATGAAGAACTGAAATTACAACCTCATTTAAAACTGCATGGAGAGATTCCCTCTGTAGAACCTGTCTTTGCCACATGTGTAGGCATTTCTCATAATGGATTGGTGGCTACAGGGTTTGCCAATGGTAGCGTCGTTGTATCTGAACTGAGTACTTTGAGACGTATTCATAATTTTGAAGGTTTCGGTATTCAAggaattgaacaaaataGTAACACAGTGAGAGCCGTTGAATTTTCCCCATTGGGTACTTTGTTAGCTGTTGCTAGTGATTCTGGTTCTTACGGCTGTGTGTCCCTTTATGAAACTGAATATGGTGAACGTGTAGGTTCACTAACGGTTCCTACTCATAGCGCTCAAACAAGTATCGGTACTTTTGCCCATGATGGTTGGGTATTTGGATTATCCTTTAATCCCACAGGTGAATTTTTAGCAACTTGTGGGTACGATAGTAAAGTTAGAATTTGGGATGTTAAATTAAGAGAAAGGGTCTCGACATTAAATATTAGCGCCGGTGATATCGAGGTTGAAGAAGACATAATGTTACAAGACGAAAATGGTGAATCtgtgaaaaatccaccTGTTATGGAtgttaaattcatcaataagGGTGTGCGTGGTGGTATGGGCAGCGAGACCAATGAGGGTCTTTGCTGCGTGTGTTTAGATAGAAGTGTTAGATGGTTTAGAGCTGCTGGTGGTAGCTAA